In Emcibacter nanhaiensis, the sequence TGGCAATGATCATCACCACCATGAAAATAGCAGTGGCGTTGAATATGCCCACTTGGGCGTTGGCGACGAAAAAGATCACCAATGGCCCGGCTTCGATCAGCAACTTATAGAGTTGATTCATGCTTTTCTTCCCAGACTAGCTTTCAAGCCCGACCAGCATACGGGAAAATTCATCCGCGTTGAAGGGCTGAAGGTCATCGATGCTCTCGCCGACGCCGATCGCATGAATCGGCAGGGCGAACTTCTCGGCACAGGCGACCAGCACGCCGCCGCGGGCGGTGCCGTCCAGCTTGGTCATGACCAGGCCGGTGACGTTGGCCACTTTCTGGAACACCTCCGCCTGCATGATGGCGTTCTGGCCGGTGGTGGCGTCCAGCACCAGGATGGTGTCATGGGGCGCAGTTTCGTCATGTTTCTTGATCACCCGGACGATCTTGGCCAGTTCCTCCATCAGGTAATCCTTGTTCTGCAACCGCCCGGCCGTGTCGATCAGCAGCACATCTATATTCTGTTCCTTGGCCTGTTTGACGGCGTCAAAGGCAAGCCCGGCGGCATCGCCGCCCACCTTGCCGGAGATGACCGGCACATTGTTGCGCTCGCCCCAGACCTGCAGCTGCTCGATGGCGGCGGCGCGGAAAGTGTCGCCGGCGGCCAGCATCACGCTCTTGCCGTCATTCTGGAACTGCTTGGCCATTTTACCGATGGTAGTGGTCTTGCCGGAGCCGTTGACTCCCACCATCAGGATCACATGAGGGTGATTGCCGGGATTGATTTCCAGGGGTTTGGCGACGGCTTCGAGGATGCCGGACACTTCTTCGGCCAGCGCGGCCTGCACTTCCTCGGCGCTGATTTCCTTGTCATATTTCTGGGCGCTCAGGCGGTCGCAGACCCGGCGGCTCACTTCCACGCCGAGGTCGGACATGATCAGCAGGTCTTCCAGTTCCTCGAGCGTGGTGGCGTCCAGCCGTTTTTTGTTGAAAATGCTGGAGATGCCGCCGCTGAGGGCGGAGGTGCTGCGTTTCAGGCCGTCTTTCAGGCGGCTGAACCAGCCTTTTTTCGGTTGTTCTTCGCTCATGGACCCCACTTAAATCGGTTCGCAGATCAGGACCCCATCCTGATAGCCGGTTACACGCGCCTTGGCAAGGGTGCCGGACGGCAGGTCGCCCAGTAATCGGGCAGGGGCGAAATGGGCGGTATGGCCGATAACAGAGGCACCGCCGTCGAGGCTTTTTTCCACCAGGATTTCCACTTCCTGGCCGACCTGGCCGGATAGGAAGGCGTCCAATTTCTCCTGGCCCAGCGCGCGCAGCCGTTCGGCCCTCTCCTTGCGCACGGATTTGGGCAGCTGCGGCATTTTCGCTGCCGGGGTGCCTTCGCGCTCCGAATAGGGAAAGACATGCAGGAAAGTGAGGTCGCAATCATTAACCAGACGTAATGAATTTTCGAACATTTCTTCCGTCTCCGTCGGGAAACCGGCGATAATGTCGGCGCCGAAGATGACATCAGGTCGGGCGGCGCGCACCCGCTGGCAGAATTCAATGCTGTCTTCCCGGCTGTGGCGGCGCTTCATGCGCTTCAGAATCATATTGTCGCCGGCCTGCAGGCTCAGGTGCAGGTGCGGCATCATCCGTTCTTCTTCGGTAATCACCTGGAACAGCGCTTCATCGGTCTCGATGCTGTCGATGCTGCTCAGTCTTAACCGTTTCAGATCCGGAACATGTTTCAGGATCTGCTGGCACAGTTTGCCGAGGGTCGGTTTGCCCGGCAGGTCGGGACCATAGGAGGTGATGTCTACCCCGGTGATGATCACTTCCTGGTAGCCGTTTTCCACCAATCGTTTCACCTGCGCAATAACCTCGCCGGCGGGCACCGAGCGGCTGTTGCCGCGGCCATAAGGGATGATGCAGAAGGTGCAGCGATGGTCGCAGCCGTTCTGGACCTGGACAAAGGCCCGGGTGCGTTCCTCGAAGCCGTCGATCAGCTGCGGCGCGGTCTCCTTGACCGCCATAATGTCGTTGACCAGCACCTTTTCGCTGTTGCCGGTGCCGAAATCCATCGCCTGCCAGCTTTTGGCCTGCAGTTTTTCCTGGTTGCCGATCACCCGGTTGACCTCGGCCATGTCGGCGAATTCGGCCGGATTGACCTGGGCGGCGCAACCGGTAACCACGATATTGGCGTCGGGGTTTTCACGCCGGGTGCGGCGGATCGCCTGGCGCGCCTGCCGGGTTGCCTCGGCGGTGACGGCACAGGTGTTGAAGATGAAGGTATTCTCCAGCCCGGCGGATTCGGCATGGCTTTTCATCACTTCCGACTCATAGGTATTGAGCCGGCAGCCAAAGGTGACAATCTGCGGGGTGCGGGAAGAGGTGTCAGCCATCAGCGCCTCTCCCGGTCGTCATGTCCTTCAAGGTTAAAGGGGGCGAAGACATGGCCGGCAAACACATAGGCCACGTCGCCGGTCATCATCACATGGTTGTCCTCGGCCCAGGCCATAACCAGGGTGCCGCCGTCGAGCTCAATGGCGGCAGCGCGCTCCACCAGGCCGCGCCGGCTGGCGGCAACCACGGCGGCGCAGGCGGCGGAGCCGCAGGCCTGGGTGATGCCGGCGCCGCGTTCCCACACCCGGAGGCGCAGGTCGCCGGGACCGCGTTTTTCGACAATGCTGACATTGGCCCGCTCCGGGAACAGTTCGTGAGTTTCGATCTGCGGACCCAGTTCCTCCAGGTCGATCCCGTCGACGCTGTCGACAAAGAAAATGGCATGGGGATTGCCCATGTTGACGGCGACCGGATTGCCGAGGCCGCCAACCACCAGCTCCACAGACTCGGTGTCCATTTCCCGGGCCAGCGGAATCTGGTCCCAGTCCAGGCGCGGTTCGCCCATGTCGACCCGCACCTGCTGGCCATTGCGTTCGGCGTGCAGCAGCCCGGCCAGGGTTTCGATGGTGATCTTGTCGGCGCCGAACTCCTGCAGCATCATGTGGGCGACACAGCGGGTGGCATTGCCGCAGGCGCCGACTTCGCTGCCGTCCGCATTCTGGATGCGCATGAAGACATCGCCGACGTTTGACGGCCACAGGGTAATGACCTGGTCGCAGCCCACCCCCCGATGGCGGTCGGCGACAAAGCGCGCGCCGTCCGGGCTCAGGTCAAAACGGTCCTCGCGGCCGTCGAAGATGACAAAGTCATTGCCGAGGCCGTGCATTTTGACGAAGGGACGCGGGTCCTGTGTGATCTGATTCTGCTGGTTCATACCGCCTTATATGGGGGGGATGGTGAAAAAGTCCACCAAAATCAGCCCCAAATCAGCCAAAGATTATGGGAACCAGCAGGTAACACAGCGGGGAGAGGACCATGATGCCGACCAGGTTGAGGCGGAAGCCGGCGTTGACCATTTCCGGGATCCGCACCTTGCCGGTGGAATAGACCACAGCATTGGGGGCGGTGGCGACCGGCAGCATGAAGGCGCAGCTGCCGGCCAGCGCCGCCGGAACAAACAGCATCATGGGATCGAAATTGCCGGCTGCAGCCAAGGCGCCGAGCACCGGCAGCAGGGTCGCGACGGTGGCGGTGTTGCTGGTCAGTTCGGTGAGGAAAATCACCATGCTGATCAGAACTGCAATCATCAGAAACAGATGCAGGGTCGTCAGGCCGGACATGCTGTTGCCGAGCCACAGGGCGAGGCCGGAGCTGCTGACGGCCGCGGCCAGGCTCAGCCCGCCGCCGAACAGCAACAGCACACCCCAGGGAATCTTGATGGCGGTGTCCCAGTCCAAGAGGGCGGTGCCCTTTTCCGTGCGGCAGCCGGACGGGATCACAAACATGAGGACGGCGCCGATCACGGCGATCAGGCTGTCGTTGAGCCAGGGCAGGATTCCCAGCTCATCCTGCAGGAATTTGCGGCTGACCCAGAAGAATGCCACCAGGGCAAAGGTGAAGGACAGGCGTTTTTCCGGTGTGCTGAGCGGTCCCATGCTGGCCAGTTCCTGGCGGAAAATATCCTCGGCCGCCGGCAGGTCCTGCAGGTCGAAGGGATAGGCCCACTTGGTCAGCACCAGCCACACCACCGGCACCATGACAATCACAGTGGGGATGCCGAACATCATCCATTTCAGGAAACTGATTTCCACGCCGTAATTCTGCGACATGAAGCTCACCACAAACAGGTTGGGCGGGGTGCCGATCATGGTGCCCAATCCGCCGACGCTGGCGGAATAGGCAATGCCCAGGATCAGGCACAGGACAAAACCGCGGTGGTGCCGGGTTGTATCGTGAATCAGTTCGGAGGACAGCGACAGGGCGATCGGGATCATCATGATGGCGCTGGCGGTATTGCTGATCCACATGCTGATCAGCGCCGTGGCGGCCATGAAACCGGCAATGATGGCGCCGGGGTGGCTGCCGGCCCGGATCAGGATATGCAGTGCCAGCCGGCGATGCAGGTTCCAGCGCGCGAGCCCGGTGGCGATGATAAATCCGCCCATCAGCAGGAAAATGGTCGGTCTTGCGTAGGGCGCCGCGGCCTCGGACATGCCGGCCACGCCCAGTGCCGGCATCAGCACCAGCGGCATCAGCGAGGTAATGGGCACCGGCAGGGCTTCGGTCGCCCACCAGGTGGCCATCAGGGCGGCGATGCCGACCATCTTCCAGGCCAGGTCGGGCATGCTTTCGGGCGCCGGCACGATCAGCACCAGCGCCAGGAAGGCGACGCCAAGCAGCAGATTGAAAACCCTGATGGTCAAGGATCAGTCCGTCAGTTCATATGCAGGACGATGCCGACGGAAATCCTCTGCTCGGACGGGTCGAAGGTGAACTGGTCGACGCCTTGGGTAATGGTCAGACTGCCATATTCCGCGCGGGTATATTCAACGCGCAGGGCGATATCCTCGATGAGGCCGATTTCCAGGCCGCCGCCGTAACGGAATCCGTTCAGGCGGTCACCTTCGGCGCTGTCAAAACCGCGGGGATTGAATTTGGTTGCCGCATAGCCGCCCAGGCCGTAAATCAGGAAGCGCTCACCAACCGGGAAGCCGACCCGGCCGTTGATATCGAAGCTGTTGGAGGCCTTGACCCCAAAGGAACTGGTGCCGTCAGTGGCGTCAGAAGCGCCGCCGGAAATACCCCAGCCGGCTTCCAGACTGGTATAGACCGGACCGAAGCTGAGGCCGTATCCGCCATAAAAGCCGCCGGCAAAGCCATTGCCGGAGTCCTCGCCGGTTACGCCGTTGAAGGTACTGTCGTCATCACCGGTGATCTGCTCATACGCCGTGTTGGCGGTTTCCTTGTAATAATCTGCCCGCAGGCCGATGAAGAAGCCGTCGAACGGCGTGCCGTCCATACCGGCCTGTGCGGGGGAGGACAGCAGCGGGGTTGTCGCGGCAATACCGGCAATGACGAGAAGCTTTTTGAAAAAGTCAGACATACTTAATTCCATTTCCCTCTGTTTCTTTATACGTGCAGGATCACAGTCAGACAGCCCCCTGCGGCGGAATTGTGTCCATATTACATTTTTTTGCCGATCATGAAACAGGAAGTTGCGCGATCCGGCAGTTAAGACTTGACTCTTGCGATCAAAGCCCATAGTTTCCGCCCATTCCGAAAGGATGAAAGATAAATAGTGTCCCCCCGACGGACGTGCGGGATACCCACCAGTCAGCGAGGTTTCGCCCACTGGTGCGATTTTACTTTGTGGAAAAGGTTATGTTTGACAGCTTAAGCGACAAGCTCGGCGGCATATTTGACAAGCTGAAAAGAAGCGGTGCCCTCAAGGAGGCGGACGTCAGTGCCGCCCTGCGTGAAGTGCGCATCGCCCTGCTCGAAGCTGACGTGGCCCTGCCGGTGGTCAAGGACTTTGTGGAAAAGGTCCGGGAAAAAGCTGTCGGCCAGGAAGTTCTGAAATCGGTCACCCCCGGCCAGATGGTCATCAAGATTGTCAATGACAACCTGGTGGAAATGCTGGGCGGCGAGGGCAAGACCATCGACCTGGCGGCCGCTGCCCCGGTGCCGATCCTGATGGTCGGCCTGCAGGGCTCCGGTAAAACCACCTCCACAGCCAAGATCGCGAAACGGCTGCAGGAAAAGGAAAAGAAAAAAGTCCTGATGGCGTCGCTTGACGTGCGTCGTCCGGCGGCCATGGAACAGCTGCAGATCCTCGGCGAACAGACCGGTGTGGCGACCCTGCCGATCATTGCCGGCCAGATGCCGGTGGATATCGCCAAGCGGGCCATGACCGCGGCCAAGCTGCAGGGCTTTGATGTGGTCATGCTGGATACCGCCGGCCGCCTGCATGTGGACCAGAGCCTGATGGCCGAGGTGGTCGCTATCCGCAATGCGGTGAATCCCCATGAAACCCTGCTGGTTGCCGATGCGCTGACCGGCCAGGATGCGGTCAATGTGGCCCAGCAGTTCAGCGACCAGGTCGGCCTGACCGGCGTGGTGCTGACCCGTATGGACGGTGACGGCCGCGGCGGGGCGGCGCTCAGCATGCGGGCCGTAACCGGCAAACCGATCAAGCTGGTCGGTGTCGGGGAAAAGATCGACGATCTGGAAGAATTCCATCCGGAACGCGTCGCCTCCCGAATCCTCGGCATGGGCGATGTGGTGTCCCTGGTGGAAAAAGCAGCCGAGACCATCGAGGCGGAAGAAGCCGAGAAGATGGTCCGCAAGATGAAAAAGGGCCAGTTTGACTTCGACGACCTGCGCTCCCAGCTGCGCCAGATGAAAAAACTGGGCGGCATGTCCGGGGTGCTCGGCATGCTGCCGGGCCTCGGCAAAATGCAGAAGCAGATGGCCAGTGCCAATATCGATGACAAGCTGCTGGCGCGCCAGGAAGCCATCATCAACAGCATGACGCCGAAGGAGCGGGCCGAGCCGCGCCTGCTGAATGCGTCGCGCAAGAAAAGAATTGCCGCCGGTGCCGGCGTTTCCGTGCAGGAGATCAACAAGCTGGTCAAAATGCAGAAACAGATGGCCACGGTAATGAAGAAAATGGGCAAGATGGGCAAAAAAGGCGGGGGCCTGCCCCTGCCCGGCCAGCTTCCCCCGGGTATGGAGAATCTGCTTCCGAAGTAGGTCTCTGGCCAAAGTAAAAAACAAGCGGCCCGGCCGCTGAAACGTAATTTTTGAATTGAAGTAAATAAGAAAGGAAGACATCAATGTCTTTGAAAATTCGCCTGGCACGCGGTGGTGCCAAAAAACGTCCTTACTACCGTATCGTGGTTGCGGATTCCCGCTCTCCCCGTGATGGTAAATTCATCGAAAAAGTCGGCACCTACAACCCGCTGCTGCCGAAAGACAGCGATCAGCGCGTGTCTCTGGTGACCGAGCGCGTGACCTACTGGCTGGGCCAGGGCGCACAGCCGACTGACCGTGTGCTCCGTTTCCTGGATGCCGAAGGTCTTATGAAGCGCGAAGCCCGTAACAACCCGAACAAAGCGAAACCGGGCCAGAAAGCTCTGGATCGCATCGAAGAGAAAAAAGAGAAAGAGGAAGCTGCAGCTGCTGCTGCCGCTGAGGCCGCTGAAGCAGAAGCTGCTGCCGCCGCTGAAGCTGAAGAAGCTCCCGCCGAGGAAGCTGCTGCAGAGGAAGCTCCGGCTGAAGAGGCTGCCGCTGAAGAAGCTGCAGAGGAAGAAGCCAAGTCTGAATAAGGCCTGGCGGGTAAGGCATGTCTGACCGGTCTTCCCATAAACCTTCCCGGGGCGCCGAGGCGGCCATCGGACCTGAATGGGTCTGTATTGCCGCCATCACCGGGGCCCAGGGGGTGCGCGGAAATGTCCGGCTCAAGGTCTTTACCGAGGATCTGGCTTCCGTTGCCGATTATGGCCCGGTGACCCTTTTCACCGAGGAACATCCCCGGGGCGAAAAGCATAAGATCCAGCTTCTGCACAGCATCAAGGGCGGCATTGCCGCCCGGCTGGAGGGGGTGAAGGACCGGGACCGGGCCCTCGCCCTCAAAGGGCAGAAGATCTATGTGGAGAAAGGCTCTCTGCCGGATCTGGAAGAGGACGACAGTTTCTATTATGAGGATCTGGTCGGCCTCACGGCCCGGGATGAAACCGGCGCGCCTTTCGGCACCGTGAAAGCGGTGTTTAACTTCGGCGCCGGCGACCTGCTGGAAGTGGCGCTGGATCCGGCGGTGAACGACGGCAGAAAGGACAAGGTCCTTTATCCCTTTTCCGGGGAATTTGTGCCGGAAGTGAATGTTGAAGAAGGCTATGTGGTGGTCGACCGCGAGGCCTTCGGCGACCGGGAAGAGTGACCGGTCCCAAGTGGAAAGAGAGAGGTGAGGCATGACAGAGCCCCTGTGGCAGGCGCAGATCCTGACCCTCTATCCGGAAATGTTTCCGGGACCGCTTGGCCATTCGCTGGCGGGCAAGGCGCTGGATCAGGGACTGTGGCGCCTGGATGTCTCGCAGATCCGCGACCATGCCCATGACAAGCACCATACGGTGGACGATACGCCGGCAGGCGGCGGTCCGGGCATGGTGATGCGGGCCGATGTGCTGGGCGAGGCGGTAGATGCCGCGCTGGCCGACCGGCCGAAGGATATCAGAGAGGAAGACTGGCCGCTGGTCTATCTTTCTCCCCGCGGGCGGGTGCTGGACCAGGAGCTGGTGCAGGAGTTCGCCGGCAAAAAGGGAATCACCCTGCTGTGTGGCCGCTTTGAAGGCATTGACGAGCGGGTGCTGGAGGCACGCAATATCATGGAGGTGAGCCTCGGTGATTTTGTGCTGTCCGGCGGCGAAGTGGCGGCGCTGGCGTTGATGGATGCCGTGGTTCGCCTGATTCCCGGGGTGATCGGGCAGCCGGATACTCTGGCGGAAGAGAGCTTTGAGGCCGGATTGCTTGAATATCCGCACTATACCAGGCCCCGGGTCTGGGAAGGGCGGGAGATCCCGGAAGTATTGCAATCCGGGCATCATGGACGGATCAAGGCCTGGCGCCAGGAACAGTCAGAACGGCTGACCCGGGAAAGAAGGCCAGATCTTTGGAAAGAATATTTGCACCGCAGCGGAAAGAATGATATGGACCCTGCGGAAGACGATTGATCGGGATTCTTGATCCCACTTAAATGATCTCCGAATGTTCCGAATGAAAAGTGTCTCGGAACCTCTGGGGGGCAAGTTTTGGAAGAAGAAAATGAATATCGTAGAAAAGTTCGAAAAAGACCAGATCGCCAAGCTGACCGAAGGCAAGCAGGTGCCGGAATTTGCACCGGGCGATACCGTGAAAGTGAACGTGAAAGTGGTTGAAGGCAACCGCGAGCGTATCCAGGCCTATGAAGGCGTCTGCATCGCCCGTTCCAACCGCGGCCTGAACTCCTCCTTTACCGTACGTAAAATTTCCTACGGCGAAGGTGTTGAGCGTATTTTCCCGCTGTATTCCCCCAATGTGGACAGCATCGAAGTTGTGCGTCGTGGTAAAGTTCGTCGTGCGAAGCTTTATTACCTGCGCGGCCTGCGTGGTAAGAAAGCCCGTATTGCCGAGAAAAAAGACTGGCTTTCCAAGAAGCCGGGCGCCGACGCGTAACCAGATCATCTGAATATGATTTCGGGGCTGCGTCAAAAGAGCCCCAGACAAGCGGGGTTCGATTTTCGGACCCCGCTTTTTAATTGCCCGATTTTATACAATATTGCCGCCGGACAGCTGAATTGGGCCCGGAACCAAATTCTGGAGAACAGGTAAAAATGGCCAAGACACTTTATGACAAGCTTTGGGAAAGCCATCTGGTAGATCAGCAGGAAGACGGAAACTGCCTGGTCTATATCGATCGCCAGATCATCCACGAGGTGACCAGCCCGCAGGCCTTTGAAGGGCTGCGTATGGCTGGCCGCAAGCTGCGTCGACCCGACGCCATGATTGCCGTGCCGGACCATAACGTGCCGACAACCGCCGACCGGGCCACTGCGAAAAATGAAGAACAGTCAGCGATCCAGCTGGCAGCGCTTGAGAAAAACTGTGCCGAGTTCGGGGTCAACTATATCCCGATGACCGATATCCGCCAGGGCATCGTCCATGTGATCGGCCCGGAACAGGGCTTTACCCTGCCGGGCACCACCGTGGTCTGCGGCGACAGCCATACCGCGACCCACGGGGCGTTCGGGGCGCTGGCGTTCGGCATCGGCACCAGTGAAGTTGAACATGTGATGGCAACCCAGACGCTGATCCTGCGCAAGTCGAAAAACCTGCGCATCGATGTGTCCGGCAAACTGGGCGCCGGGGTCACCGCCAAGGATGTGGCGCTGGCCGTGATTGGTAAAATCGGCACTGCCGGCGGTACCGGCCATGTGATCGAGTTCACCGGGTCCGTGATCGAGAACCTGACCATGGAAGGGCGCATGACCCTGTGCAACATGGCCATTGAGGCCGGGGCCCGTTCCGGCCTGGTGGCGCCGGATGAGAAAACTTTCGACTATGTCAAGGGCCGGACCTATGCCCCCAAGGGCGCCGCGTTCGAGCAGGCGGTGGCCTACTGGAAAACCCTCAAGACCGACGACGGCGCGACCTATGACAAGGAAGTTTTCCTGAACGGTGAAGAGATCGAACCGCAGGTCACCTGGGGCACCAGCCCGCAGGATGAGTTGCCGATCAGCGGCGTGGTCCCCAACCCCGCCGATGCGGAAGGCGAGCGCAAGGCGGCCATGGAGCGGGCACTGGAGTATATGGGTCTTGAACCGGGTACGCCGCTGGAAGACATCAAGGTGGACCGGGTCTTTATCGGCTCCTGCACCAACAGCCGGATCGAGGACATCCGCGCGGCCGCTGAAATCGTCAAGGGCCACAAGGTGGCTGACAGTGTGAGCGCGATGGTGGTGCCGGGCTCCGGCCTGGTCAAGCACCAGGCGGAAGAAGAAGGCCTGGACCGGATCTTCATTGACGCCGGCTTTGAATGGCGCGAACCGGGCTGTTCCATGTGTCTCGGCATGAATGCCGATCATCTGGAGCCCTATGAACGTTGTGCGTCCACCTCCAACCGGAACTTTGAGGGCCGCCAGGGCTACAAGGGCCGCACCCATCTGCTGAGCCCGGCCATGGCGGCGGCGGCCGCGATCACCGGCCATCTGACCGATGTACGGAAATTGTAAGAGGAGCGAGGACAATGGATAAATTTACCAAAATCACCAGCGTTGCGGCTCCCCTGCCGATGATCAATGTGGATACGGACATGATTGTCCCCAAGCAGTATCTGAAAACCATCAAGCGCACCGGGCTTGGCAAGATTGCCTTTGCCGAAATGCGCTATAATGAAGACGGCAGCGAAAACCCGGACTTTGTGCTCAACAAGCCGGCCTACCGCAACGCCCAGATCCTGATCGCCGGGGACAATTTCGGGTGCGGCTCCAGCCGCGAGCATGCCCCCTGGGCGCTGTTGGACCAGGGCATCCGTGTGATCATTGCGCCGAGCTTTGCCGATATTTTTTACGGCAACTGCTTCAAGAACGGCATCCTGCCCATCAAGCTGCCGCAGGAAATTGTCGATAAGCTGATGGAGGACGCAGAGCGCGGCGCCAACGCCATTGTCACGGTTGATCTGGAAACCCAGGAAATTACCGGACCTGATGGCGGTACGGTAAAGTTCGAGGTGGATGCCTTCCGGCGTCATTGCCTGCTGAACGGCCTGGATGATATCGGCCTGACCCTTGAAAAATCAGACAAGATCGACAAGTTTGAAGCACAGCAAAAAGCCTCCCAGCCGTGGCTTTACAGCGCGTAAGCGGAAACCGAGGAAAGTATAAACGTTATGAGCAAAACCCACTCCCTTCTTATTCTGCCCGGTGACGGTATCGGCCCGGAAATCATGGCGCAGGCCCGCAGGATTATCGACTGGCTGGCGGATAACCGTGGCCTGGAGTTTGATATTTCCGAAGACCTGGTGGGTGGCTGCGCCTATGACGCCCACGGGGTGCCGCTGGCCGATGAGACGC encodes:
- the ftsY gene encoding signal recognition particle-docking protein FtsY is translated as MSEEQPKKGWFSRLKDGLKRSTSALSGGISSIFNKKRLDATTLEELEDLLIMSDLGVEVSRRVCDRLSAQKYDKEISAEEVQAALAEEVSGILEAVAKPLEINPGNHPHVILMVGVNGSGKTTTIGKMAKQFQNDGKSVMLAAGDTFRAAAIEQLQVWGERNNVPVISGKVGGDAAGLAFDAVKQAKEQNIDVLLIDTAGRLQNKDYLMEELAKIVRVIKKHDETAPHDTILVLDATTGQNAIMQAEVFQKVANVTGLVMTKLDGTARGGVLVACAEKFALPIHAIGVGESIDDLQPFNADEFSRMLVGLES
- the mtaB gene encoding tRNA (N(6)-L-threonylcarbamoyladenosine(37)-C(2))-methylthiotransferase MtaB — protein: MADTSSRTPQIVTFGCRLNTYESEVMKSHAESAGLENTFIFNTCAVTAEATRQARQAIRRTRRENPDANIVVTGCAAQVNPAEFADMAEVNRVIGNQEKLQAKSWQAMDFGTGNSEKVLVNDIMAVKETAPQLIDGFEERTRAFVQVQNGCDHRCTFCIIPYGRGNSRSVPAGEVIAQVKRLVENGYQEVIITGVDITSYGPDLPGKPTLGKLCQQILKHVPDLKRLRLSSIDSIETDEALFQVITEEERMMPHLHLSLQAGDNMILKRMKRRHSREDSIEFCQRVRAARPDVIFGADIIAGFPTETEEMFENSLRLVNDCDLTFLHVFPYSEREGTPAAKMPQLPKSVRKERAERLRALGQEKLDAFLSGQVGQEVEILVEKSLDGGASVIGHTAHFAPARLLGDLPSGTLAKARVTGYQDGVLICEPI
- the dapF gene encoding diaminopimelate epimerase, coding for MNQQNQITQDPRPFVKMHGLGNDFVIFDGREDRFDLSPDGARFVADRHRGVGCDQVITLWPSNVGDVFMRIQNADGSEVGACGNATRCVAHMMLQEFGADKITIETLAGLLHAERNGQQVRVDMGEPRLDWDQIPLAREMDTESVELVVGGLGNPVAVNMGNPHAIFFVDSVDGIDLEELGPQIETHELFPERANVSIVEKRGPGDLRLRVWERGAGITQACGSAACAAVVAASRRGLVERAAAIELDGGTLVMAWAEDNHVMMTGDVAYVFAGHVFAPFNLEGHDDRERR
- a CDS encoding SLC13 family permease; protein product: MTIRVFNLLLGVAFLALVLIVPAPESMPDLAWKMVGIAALMATWWATEALPVPITSLMPLVLMPALGVAGMSEAAAPYARPTIFLLMGGFIIATGLARWNLHRRLALHILIRAGSHPGAIIAGFMAATALISMWISNTASAIMMIPIALSLSSELIHDTTRHHRGFVLCLILGIAYSASVGGLGTMIGTPPNLFVVSFMSQNYGVEISFLKWMMFGIPTVIVMVPVVWLVLTKWAYPFDLQDLPAAEDIFRQELASMGPLSTPEKRLSFTFALVAFFWVSRKFLQDELGILPWLNDSLIAVIGAVLMFVIPSGCRTEKGTALLDWDTAIKIPWGVLLLFGGGLSLAAAVSSSGLALWLGNSMSGLTTLHLFLMIAVLISMVIFLTELTSNTATVATLLPVLGALAAAGNFDPMMLFVPAALAGSCAFMLPVATAPNAVVYSTGKVRIPEMVNAGFRLNLVGIMVLSPLCYLLVPIIFG
- a CDS encoding outer membrane protein; the encoded protein is MSDFFKKLLVIAGIAATTPLLSSPAQAGMDGTPFDGFFIGLRADYYKETANTAYEQITGDDDSTFNGVTGEDSGNGFAGGFYGGYGLSFGPVYTSLEAGWGISGGASDATDGTSSFGVKASNSFDINGRVGFPVGERFLIYGLGGYAATKFNPRGFDSAEGDRLNGFRYGGGLEIGLIEDIALRVEYTRAEYGSLTITQGVDQFTFDPSEQRISVGIVLHMN
- the ffh gene encoding signal recognition particle protein, giving the protein MFDSLSDKLGGIFDKLKRSGALKEADVSAALREVRIALLEADVALPVVKDFVEKVREKAVGQEVLKSVTPGQMVIKIVNDNLVEMLGGEGKTIDLAAAAPVPILMVGLQGSGKTTSTAKIAKRLQEKEKKKVLMASLDVRRPAAMEQLQILGEQTGVATLPIIAGQMPVDIAKRAMTAAKLQGFDVVMLDTAGRLHVDQSLMAEVVAIRNAVNPHETLLVADALTGQDAVNVAQQFSDQVGLTGVVLTRMDGDGRGGAALSMRAVTGKPIKLVGVGEKIDDLEEFHPERVASRILGMGDVVSLVEKAAETIEAEEAEKMVRKMKKGQFDFDDLRSQLRQMKKLGGMSGVLGMLPGLGKMQKQMASANIDDKLLARQEAIINSMTPKERAEPRLLNASRKKRIAAGAGVSVQEINKLVKMQKQMATVMKKMGKMGKKGGGLPLPGQLPPGMENLLPK
- the rpsP gene encoding 30S ribosomal protein S16, with product MSLKIRLARGGAKKRPYYRIVVADSRSPRDGKFIEKVGTYNPLLPKDSDQRVSLVTERVTYWLGQGAQPTDRVLRFLDAEGLMKREARNNPNKAKPGQKALDRIEEKKEKEEAAAAAAAEAAEAEAAAAAEAEEAPAEEAAAEEAPAEEAAAEEAAEEEAKSE
- the rimM gene encoding ribosome maturation factor RimM (Essential for efficient processing of 16S rRNA) yields the protein MSDRSSHKPSRGAEAAIGPEWVCIAAITGAQGVRGNVRLKVFTEDLASVADYGPVTLFTEEHPRGEKHKIQLLHSIKGGIAARLEGVKDRDRALALKGQKIYVEKGSLPDLEEDDSFYYEDLVGLTARDETGAPFGTVKAVFNFGAGDLLEVALDPAVNDGRKDKVLYPFSGEFVPEVNVEEGYVVVDREAFGDREE
- the trmD gene encoding tRNA (guanosine(37)-N1)-methyltransferase TrmD — protein: MTEPLWQAQILTLYPEMFPGPLGHSLAGKALDQGLWRLDVSQIRDHAHDKHHTVDDTPAGGGPGMVMRADVLGEAVDAALADRPKDIREEDWPLVYLSPRGRVLDQELVQEFAGKKGITLLCGRFEGIDERVLEARNIMEVSLGDFVLSGGEVAALALMDAVVRLIPGVIGQPDTLAEESFEAGLLEYPHYTRPRVWEGREIPEVLQSGHHGRIKAWRQEQSERLTRERRPDLWKEYLHRSGKNDMDPAEDD
- the rplS gene encoding 50S ribosomal protein L19: MNIVEKFEKDQIAKLTEGKQVPEFAPGDTVKVNVKVVEGNRERIQAYEGVCIARSNRGLNSSFTVRKISYGEGVERIFPLYSPNVDSIEVVRRGKVRRAKLYYLRGLRGKKARIAEKKDWLSKKPGADA